AGCCGTACCAGCCGAGGACGGCGCCCATGCCGAGCGCGAGTTTCACGTCGCCGAAGGCCATGCCGCCGGGGTTGACGAGGTGCAGCACGAGGTAGCCGGCTCCGAGGGCGAGCGCGCCCAGCAGGGCCGTCGTCCAGTCCCCGGCGTGCTCGGGGAGCAGCGCGGCCAGGCCCAGCAGGGCGAGGGCGGCGACCGCGAGCGGGAGGGTCAGCGGGTCGGGCAGCCGCCGCACCCTGATGTCGACGACGGCCAGCAGCACCCCGACCGGCGCGAGCGCCAGCCACACGGCCGACTCGGGCCGCACACCGGTCGCCATGGCAAGCGCGGCACACAGCAGCGCGGTGAGGACGGGGAGGAGAAGGGCGCCGGGGGCGACGGTGTCGGCGCAACGGCGGCAGTATGCGCGTCCGAGCCAGCCCCGGAACGGATGACCGGCCGGGCAGGCCGCCAGCCAGCCGCCGCCCGCTTCCCGCCCTTCCGGCACTTCCGGCATTTCCGGCCCGTCCGGCCCGTCCGCCTGCTCGTCGTTCTCGTCCTGTTCCTCCTCCGGCGGCACGGAGAAGCGGTACGCGGCGCGCGGCAGCAGCGCCCCTGTCACGGCGCCCCACAGCGCGGCGACGGCGGTCAGTGTCAGGTCGCTGGGCGGTGTGGTCATCGTCAGAGATCGTAGGGAAAAGGGAGGGACACGGGAGGCCGGAACGTTCGGCACGACACCGTCCGCCCCACCTCCCTGCTCCCCACCTGCCCGGGGCCGCTATCCGACCTTCGACATCCGTGCGACCGGGTTGCCCTCCGCCGCGCTCTCGGAGGTGTAGGTCAGGTCGTCGCCGGTCGGCGTGAGCCGGACCGGGTGCGGCTTCGGATTGCAGCCGCCGTGGTTGTTCGCGGCGCCCACGGACGTGGCGACGACCTCCTTCGCCGTCACCTGCTTCAGCGTCAGGATGTCGACGCAGACGCCGCCGAGCACGTCCGTCTGCCGCAGCTCCCCCAGTTTCCCGCCCACGACCGCCTTTTGGACCGTCACCCGGAACGTGCCCATCGGGAGGGCGCCGTCGAGGCCGCTTGCCTGCCCCTCCCAGGTGCCGATGTACCGGGCGGGCAGCGCGGCCGCCGACGAGCCGCCGGTGGCACCGGGACTCGCCGCGGGCGACTGCCCCTCGGTGGCGCCGGGGGTCGCCGCGGCCGTCGGCGCCGGGGAGTTCGCGTCGCTGCCGGCCTCGGTGTCCTGGCCGCCGTCGCCCGGCAGCCACTGGAACAGAAGCACCGAGCCGACCGTCACCGCCGCCATCGCGCCCGCGACCGCCAGCGCGACGGTGCAGCTCAGCCGACGTCCGCGGCCGCCCTCGCCGGGCGTCGCGCTGCCCGCCACGGTGACCGACAGCCGGCCGCGACCGTCGGAG
The window above is part of the Streptomyces sp. NBC_00425 genome. Proteins encoded here:
- a CDS encoding prepilin peptidase; protein product: MTTPPSDLTLTAVAALWGAVTGALLPRAAYRFSVPPEEEQDENDEQADGPDGPEMPEVPEGREAGGGWLAACPAGHPFRGWLGRAYCRRCADTVAPGALLLPVLTALLCAALAMATGVRPESAVWLALAPVGVLLAVVDIRVRRLPDPLTLPLAVAALALLGLAALLPEHAGDWTTALLGALALGAGYLVLHLVNPGGMAFGDVKLALGMGAVLGWYGWPTVMLGTFAAFLFGALYGGVLFVVGRGGRGTLIAFGPFMLVGTLAGLLVGAYAA